One Sporosarcina sp. ANT_H38 genomic window, CTGCGCATCGCCTGCCTTTCAGGGGTCGATGTACGGATAATGATTCCGAACAAACCTGACCATATGTTTGTTTATTGGGCAACGTATTCGAATGTTGGTAAATTGTTGAAGGCAGGAGCCAAAGTATATATCTACGAAAACGGCTTCTTGCATACAAAGCAGATTGTTGTCGATGATGAGCTTTCTTCTGTCGGAACTGCCAATATTGATGTGCGTAGCTTCAAGTTAAACTTCGAAGTTAACGCCTTCATTTATGATCGTGAAAAATCACATGAATTAGCTATGCTTTTCGAACAAGATATACAATTATCGACAGAATTGACCTATGAAATGTATTTGGAACGATCACAAATGATTAAAATAAAGGAATCAGTTTCACGATTGCTTTCACCCATTCTATAACAAACAAAAACGCTAGAATCTTGACGTAAACTAAAGGGACGCACCGTTAATACGGTACGTCCCTTTTAGTATATGGAAATCCAAGTCAATTATGCGTTTATTGGACCCCTAAATATTCTTCTAACGTAAGATTTCGGTTGAAGATTTCAGCTGCAATTTCAGTACCCACATAACGGAAATGCCAAGACTCATGCATATACCCTGTAATCTGTTCTTTCCCTTCAGGATAGCGCATGACGAAACCGAATCTGTGGGCATTTGCTGCCACCCATTTCCCAGCTGCTGTTTCACCAAATGATGATGAAGCAAAGTGCTGTTCGAAATTCACTTCACCTATGTCGAATGCCAATCCTGTTTGGTGTTCAGAATACCCTGGGCGTGCACTGTACGTATCTGCTGCTTTTTTACCATCACGGGCAACATATCTATCGTAAAGTGTCGTCTGGTATTCAAACGAGCGATATGTGCTGAAAGCATTGAGATTAAAATCTGCAAGTTTTGCTTCTGCCGCCATTTTTTCAAATGCCGCACGCGCTTTTTTGTCTTCTCCCGGTGCATAGGTTGTCGGAAGAGGATACTTTTTATTGGCAAGTAAAATCCCTTTTATAATCTTCGGTTCCTTAGGAAGCACCTGACCTTCGATATATCCTCCGTTATCAATCGATGGAGTCTGTTTCACTTCAGTGCTAGATCCGGCATCGGTGTTTTTAGACGGTTTAGATGGAGGATTTTTTTGCTCAGTTTTTTTCTGTTCTGGTGTAACCTCTTGTACTTTCCCGGGTTCAGTCTCTTCTTTCGTTGCATCAGCATCAGCATCCGGTTCTACCACTGGTTCGTCCGGTTCTCCTGCAGAGTCAGGAAGTTCGATTGGCTCTGTTTCTGGGACTTCTTCCTCTTCAGAAACAGACATGCCCATAGCTTCCTGGCCTTTTTTAATACTTTTTTCTACATCCCAGTCATTCATTCCAAGTCCAATTACCAGACCTGTCATGATGACACCAGAAATAACTAAAGTAATCGTTAATGCCTTACCCTGCTTTTTTTTATTGGTATAGTTGTTTTTTCGTTTCATCAGTAAGCCTACCTTCTCAATATATATCTATATTCTACCATCATTTTTCTTCGTGGTCTTCGTATGCTATCATTTAATGTCAAGATTACTGAAAAGTTTGTAAATGATAAATCAAATGAATAACCAAAGATGGCTTTCGTTGAGTTTCTTCACTTTTTTCTTTACTTGGGACGTATTTATGCCCTATTGGACCGGCTGGCTAACCATTGAAAAAGCTTATCCGTAACAGCAGCAAGTATTATTTATGACAGATCCCCAAGGCTCGCATTTATCGGTATGATTATCTGTTCTGTTCCAGCTATCATCATTGTTCTGATGACTAGGAATAAATATG contains:
- a CDS encoding D-alanyl-D-alanine carboxypeptidase family protein — its product is MKRKNNYTNKKKQGKALTITLVISGVIMTGLVIGLGMNDWDVEKSIKKGQEAMGMSVSEEEEVPETEPIELPDSAGEPDEPVVEPDADADATKEETEPGKVQEVTPEQKKTEQKNPPSKPSKNTDAGSSTEVKQTPSIDNGGYIEGQVLPKEPKIIKGILLANKKYPLPTTYAPGEDKKARAAFEKMAAEAKLADFNLNAFSTYRSFEYQTTLYDRYVARDGKKAADTYSARPGYSEHQTGLAFDIGEVNFEQHFASSSFGETAAGKWVAANAHRFGFVMRYPEGKEQITGYMHESWHFRYVGTEIAAEIFNRNLTLEEYLGVQ